From the genome of Ciona intestinalis chromosome 4, KH, whole genome shotgun sequence:
tttttttttatcagatGGGTACGAACCAAGTTGCTTCACAACGGGGCATGACACCTTATGGGCTCGGACGTCAAATGGTgactaaaatagaaaaataaccTATTCAAGTTTGCTACTATGACCATGTAAACCCTCAATTTATTTCTTGCTATCTAAATCAATCGTACTTTATATGTATTCGCCATATATTGAACTGGTGCTACGTTGAACACGCTCTGCAATTTCGTCAGTTCCTTCCTTTGAAAATCACGCGATGATGAAATCACTTCGATGAAACGGTCGCTGCAGACGTTTTATTTCATCGCTTCTTCATATAAACGTCGATTAGTATGTTGTATACGTGGTGCTCGATGTCGTGATCTGTGCTTCTCGAACCTTCTTAGTTTTATATACGCTGGTGTATGCTTCAAGCCGTTCAGGTCGCTTATAGCACACTGTTAAAGATGTCGCTTGGTTGAAGGGCGTATTCCTTTACCCTGTAGTTGCTATTTCTCTCAAACAACGCCGTAATGTTGACAGAGTAAACTGTCGTCTTATCTGCGCTATCATGTATGCCTGCGTTATACTAAAGTTTGTTTCCATCGTCAACACTACACCCATATATCATCATTGCTTGTCGAACGCGTTCTTCACCCATATAAGCCACATTGAATACtttctatagtagggtggggaaagatgggataccttttcaatctattttttcgtcacattttggtagtaaactaagaacatttaaaatattataaaaccgtatccttacgactctaatagaccgttgttacgatcaggatatttgggtattatgtgctaaaggtgtccatcttaccccacagttccaTACACGCAACACCCAGTATTGTAACATTGTTAACACTATAGCTATCTAATTTAATTCTAATTGATTAATTCAAGACCAACGTCCACGCAACCGACAAATCCTTCCGTATCCACGTAACGACACGGTCATGCTACGTTACATTACTATGTTAATACTTATCACCCGGCCCTACATTTAAACCCACTGTTAAATACTCGCACAAAGTACTGCAATTTGCATTCATAGCTTATTATTTCGCAATCAATTTTTCTTTACATTCCGATTCTTTTGGCGCTCAAGCGATTTAAATCGTCCTTCCAAATATGATGTCTATTCCGACCAACTGTACATTATTGTAACAACCGAATTAAATAAACGCTTGTGTTCGAAATATTTGTTGCCTAATTaaattgatttaataaaaatcacaCGAATTAAGCAAAGCGTCATTATGTCTTGAAATTTacctaatttttttcatttttaactgCTAATTTAGTATACAACtctcaatattttaaacgttaaTTCATAGCCCTTTTAATAACTGCCAGTGGTTTAGTTAAGTTTTCTGGGTAATTTTTCAACATAAACCACCCAGTAAGGTAAAGGTACGTAAACAAGCAGGAATTTTAATAGCAGTTTCCTAACTCGTGATTTCAAACCACAGCATACCCGTATTATATCGCCATCGGCTATGTATTCACCATCTAGCTGTATACAGGTACATAAATTCTGCTTGTCAGTTTTAtcaattttcagatttttatCGTTGCTGACTGGCGTTTTGGtcgtgttttattaaaaacagacCCAGTTAAAAGGCGAGAAAAGCAGCTCGCAACAACTTATCACGAGTTTGGAAGacgaaaatatttctttaactgGATGGCTGGTTAATGTAGCGTAACGTGATGACCAGCAACATAAGATGAAAGGTCAAAGCAGTTTGTAGTTTTAGCGAGGCCGGTAATCACGTTTAAAGGTCGTTTGAGCCCAGATTAACCATCTCTTGTCGCCAGGAGCTTTTGCACACTGACGTAGGACAATTTGCTCATAAATCTTGAAGCAATCCGCCCCTAGGCAAGCCGgcgtttttatttaactttattcgCTCACTGCTAAACACGGCAAGCAAATCTGCTCAATACGTAGTGTGGTATCTGCATCATATGTTACCGGCGAGAGAAAACAGAAGAGACGGTGCGTAAACCTCCGTCATCGTGGAATTTGCTTCGTGCTTCTATTTGTCTTGCCAAATAAGGCGAGCCGCGAACGCACTTTTGGTCGGATGAAAGCTGAGTTTATGCCGTAATGACTTAAATGCGTCACACATAGTTCTGTCGCCGAAAATCCTGCCGAGACAATAGGTCAAGTTGAGTAAACTCGCCTTTTACGCCCATACTTAGGAGAAGAGCCGCTATATAGCCATGGAATTGCTGTTTAGTTTACAGTCGCTGTCGGTGGTTTGTGTGGACTttcaaataagttttgtattgtCAGTGCCGTTTATTTGGGTTATGCAATGTTAGCTTAAACTGACGTTCGCTTTGCAAATTTGCTTAGCCGACTTTGACCAGGCGGGGTAGAATGCTATTGAACGGCGTTAAAGCGGCTCTTTCAATGAAACTGTTGTTTGTCTTGGGCGAGCTAAGCGCTTTTATCCTCGTTCTCTCTGCATGGGAGAGCAAAAGCAAATATTCGTGCGACGGATTCGTGCTGCATGTTAACGGCACAGCACGAAGAAGAAATGTCGTTTATTGCATTTTCCAGACTCACTTTAGAGCAGCCGTATAAGCACGTAACTTCATTACAGGCAAGCCGGCGAGATAGACAGGATGTGACCAAGCTAGGCGCGGCATTGAATTGATTTTTGGAAGGCGACGGTACAACTATTGAACGATCATTCATTAAAACAGGGCGTTGCCTTCAGCAGGTTCAGGTCGGTTAAGTCCATTATAATATCCAGACAGTGGCAGGAACAGTGGGTTGTAATTTTGTTACTTTCACCAAGTCATTACAGCTTCTGTCGCCTTCAGGCCCGCGAACCAACCAGGCGTAACGCGTCTGTGGGATCCAGAAAAAGAAAGCGCTACGAAAAAAGAACTAGAACCGTTCTGGATGATGCCCATATTTGGCAGTAAAGTACCCGACAGAGACTAGCGATGACGTAACGGACGGGCGACACcgaaaaacattaaattaagaATGTTTCAGTCGCCGGTATGTACTTGGTATGAGCTGTTAGTTTCATACGTCAGTCTTATTATACGCTACGTGTGGAAATACGCCTAGATATTTATCGTACAACAGTTTGACGTAAGTTCTTTCAGTGTGCCGGGCTATGCCTATATATGTCGTGCCTCGTCTTCACATTCCGTTGTGTGTTTCGAATAACCAATCCTCGCGGCAAAGGATGAACTTCACATAAGAGAAAATCGATGCACGAATTGCCGCCATGACGTGTGTACAAAGGTTAGTCAAAGGGGCCAGCTTTGTTTCTTTTAGAAGGTCCCGCACGAACGGATATGAGTTCTAGGCGACGGATATGGGTTGTATGTGCGTTATATGTCCAACTATTGAAACAGCCGCAGCAAAGTCAGTTGGCGCGCGACAGGTATGGTGTTATGTAAATACTCCATTCGTTCAACTTTCTAGAACCGCGATCATCGGAAAGCTAAAAACAGTACAGTGGCTTAGGTTAAGCTGGGAACATACAATTTAGTGGCTTAACTAGGATTAACTGGCAACTAAGCTTTGTTGAAATTCACGCGAGAGTCCCAAGTCAGTGAGAACGTGTTATTACTGTATTTCCATTACATTTTAGTTGATTGGTAAAGCCTTTAACGGCTATGGGCCGGGGTAGATTTTGAACTGGCTTTTAAATGCGTTTGTTTACGTTTGATTGATAAATGTACGTAAGAGAAATGAAAGCTAATGCAAGCGGACTTCAATTTGCATGTTTTCTTATCTAGCAGACTAATCAGCACCTCGCCTATACTCCTCATAGCAAACAGCGAATCCATTGTCAAGTCTGCTTCGTATACACGCCAAACCGCGCCGAGAGGCCATTTCATGGCAGTGTTGTGTATACAGTATGCGTGCTTCACTCGTTACGTCATTAGACTGTTTCCTGTTATACCACCTCGCTCAATAGAGTTTCCTATAAAACAATCGACAATACGTCATTTTTTCAGATAAAACTTATAGGAAGCAGCAACAGCGTTATATTTGAAGTTTAATTACGTTTATAATCTCTTGTGAAAAAGCAAATCATTTTCAACAATGGCGCAACGAGAAAAAGGTTATGGTTTATCGCGGGAGATTGCGAACAAACTAAATGCAAAATATGATGCCGACGATGAAAAAACCGTGGTCGCTTGGATTGCTTCAGTTATTCATTATAACGGTGCAGTTCCCTCCGGCAAAGACGTAAGTAGTTTTAATATCTAAGtagctatatattttttttaaccaaatgggacgaaaaggAGACTAACAACAtgattcatcttaccccaccctgctatatatatagtagggtgggggaagatgggacacatttcgTTTTATCTTCTGTTTCcatttaacaaagaacattcaacgaattacaaaaccgtatccccacgacttccacagaccgtttttaattgttttaaacacgatcagattatttgaatatcatgtgctaaaggtgtttcatcttcccccacagtactctataTCTAATTTTTGTTACCGAACTATAATTTGCTGTTATATAGGTCTATACTATGAAGTAAAACCAGCAACTGTTAAACATCTAATGTAATAAATGTACAAAGTGCtattatcattaaataacttttatatttaactttgattgttatttttttcaaaacttacAGGCTGTTCACACATGGTTAAGAGATGGGAACATTCTGTGTTCTGTTATCAACACCCTTAAACCTGGCACCATTAGGAAAGTACATAAGTGGGACGAATTTACTGCCACACCAAGTGTGAGTATTTTACCattattgaaaatatatgttattttaacattattaagatgttattagttaaaaaaaaatggaataattttataacaataaaatagttttcctTGAGTGAAATTTACGTTTTCTGCTTCTTCGTGAGGTTAATGTTATTCGTCTTTGTAGGCTAtgagaaaaaacaaagaacaagaaaatatttctttctttctaAAAGCGGCCGAGGACTTCGGAGTCCAAAAGACTGATCTTTTCCAGGTAAACACCCAAGCtactgtgtttaaaacataattaatttGACATTAgttggcaattgctccaaaccagtggtcactataaaGGGTTGGTCAAATTATCagaaacatataaaaaaggaaaaacaacCCCCCcaaataatcatccacaaagtaacatacatggtaactcataggctggcacgaggtgtgtgaaacagaacacccttgttgtAACGGCC
Proteins encoded in this window:
- the LOC100181626 gene encoding calponin-1, which encodes MAQREKGYGLSREIANKLNAKYDADDEKTVVAWIASVIHYNGAVPSGKDAVHTWLRDGNILCSVINTLKPGTIRKVHKWDEFTATPSAMRKNKEQENISFFLKAAEDFGVQKTDLFQTVDLYEQQNMAQVLSTIYKLDSAAQKKGYSTGATIGVKIADKNIRNHDEAKLKEGRNVIGLQMGTNQTASQKGMTAYGLGRQLTPQQ